Proteins from one Nasonia vitripennis strain AsymCx chromosome 2 unlocalized genomic scaffold, Nvit_psr_1.1 chr2_random0007, whole genome shotgun sequence genomic window:
- the LOC116416491 gene encoding uncharacterized protein LOC116416491, with product MTAIRKVKTEIKKNKKSKKKLDGTVKKGSKRKNVVVKKEAKVVKKKEKVKRKLYSTVDLQRAVNAVNHGTSVRKAALKYSVPPTSIHRAVKNPEQSNLMAGPAPILSTEVENEIVSWILYRAEKGYPITKTELLDSVQSYIRNLGDEIPKTPFTNDRPGRHWFEKFRLRHPEITIRTPQHFTMTLACVTEEDLRGWFSDIGVYLKNKGLDKLHPSRVFNCDETNVQLIPKSEKVLAKKGASSAYKIVDGGEKESLTALFMYSADGTRAPPMIMYKYADSMPANILKNCPAGWGIGNSDNGWMTTETFFEYIANVFYPWLQKSEVEFPIIIYLDGHSSHVTIPLVKCCREKEIEVIALFPNATHIMQPLDIAFFHPFKEVWRAAIAKYKAEKDISRLKKEHFPAVLEQALNSFVNEKPTIINGFKDAGLVPFDPEAVEYNVLHKKKSKKKKAESEKSVEHNLPDVVLQNFKETETIGVENQDTANNSLFQYWLEVKKAVGDAGKKSRSLIKSVEILNNHKLIVVPQTVPASTSFELMNESNLNVTNDPILIELDGIEDNELNALLNNESLESIIIETNSTIEHIVEHEHALPENLDTVISQKETFHESADMTNEPNDFQAISTVLID from the exons ATGACAGCAATACGAAAGGTGAAAACGGAAATCAAGAAGAacaaaaagagcaagaaaAAATTAGACGGTACTGTGAAAAAGGGTTCTAAGCGCAAGAATGTTGTTGTGAAAAAAGAGGCAAAAGTGGtcaagaagaaagaaaaagtgaAAAGAAAGCTGTATTCTACTGTTGATCTACAGAGAGCTGTAAATGCAGTTAATCATGGCACGTCTGTGCGAAAAGCTGCACTTAAATATAGCGTACCACCAACATCTATCCACAGAGCTGTGAAGAACCCGGAGCAATCAAATTTAATGGCTGGCCCTGCTCCAATTTTGTCAACAGAAGTAGAGAATGAGATTGTAAGCTGGATTTTGTATCGAGCTGAGAAAGGATATCCAATCACCAAAACTGAATTGCTGGACAGCGTGCAAAGTTATATACGCAATCTTGGAGATGAAATCCCTAAGACTCCGTTCACTAATGACAGACCTGGCCGCCACTGGTTTGAAAAGTTTCGACTTCGACATCCTGAAATAACCATCAGGACTCCACAGCATTTTACTATGACACTTGCTTGTGTGACTGAAGAAGATTTGAGAGGATGGTTTTCGGACATTGGAGTGTACTTGAAGAATAAAGGCTTGGATAAATTGCATCCCTCAAGAGTATTCAACTGCGATGAGACTAATGTGCAACTTATTCCCAAATCAGAGAAGGTGTTAGCCAAGAAAGGTGCCAGCTCAGCCTACAAGATTGTGGATGGGGGCGAAAAAGAAAGCCTAACAGCACTTTTTATGTACAGCGCTGATGGAACAAGAGCTCCGCCCATGATTATGTACAAGTACGCAGATAGTATGCCAGCCAATATTCTAAAAAATTGTCCAGCTGGTTGGGGTATCGGCAATTCTGATAATGGTTGGATGACTACAGAGACGTTCTTTGAATACATAGCCAATGTTTTTTATCCTTGGCTACAAAAAAGTGAGGTGGAATTtccaattattatttatttggatGGCCATTCCTCTCATGTCACTATACCATTAGTCAAATGTtgtcgagagaaagaaatagaGGTAATTGCTCTCTTCCCCAATGCGACACACATTATGCAACCTCTGGACATTGCTTTCTTTCACCCATTCAAAGAAGTGTGGCGAGCAGCTATTGCAAAATATAAAGCTGAAAAAGACATTTCAAGATTAAAGAAGGAACATTTTCCAGCTGTACTTGAACAAGCTTTGAATTCATTTGTCAACGAAAAGCCAACCATTATAAATGGCTTTAAAGATGCTGGTTTGGTGCCCTTCGACCCTGAAGCAGTCGAATACAATGTTCTtcataagaaaaaaagtaaaaagaagaaagctGAATCAGAGAAATCAGTCGAGCAT AACCTACCGGATGTTGTGCTCCAGAACTTCAAAGAAACAGAGACCATCGGTGTAGAGAATCAAGATACAGCGAATAACAGTTTGTTTCAGTATTGGCTCGAAGTAAAGAAAGCTGTTGGTG ATGCCGGAAAGAAATCGCGttctttaattaaaagtgTTGAGATTTTAAACAACCACAAGTTAATTGTAGTACCGCAAACTGTACCTGCTAGTACGTCTTTTGAATTAATGAATGAAAGCAATTTGAACGTAACAAATGATCCAATTCTCATAGAATTAGATGGCATCGAAGATAATGAATTAAATGCTCTTTTAAATAATGAAAGCTTAGAAAGTATTATTATAGAAACAAATAGCACAATTGAGCATATTGTCGAGCATGAACACGCATTACCTGAAAATTTGGATACTGTAATCTCTCAAAAAG AAACCTTTCATGAAAGTGCTGATATGACAAATGAgccgaatgattttcaagcgaTCAGCACAGTATTAATTGATTAA